CATATATGGTCTTAAAAATAAAATTCTAATACCTCATGGTTCTTGTCTTGGTGTTGATTTTGGACTTCTTTTCAGCAGAGACGTGAAGGCTGTCGTCGGTATCAAACTTAGAAACATACTCTGGAGCTGGAGGAGTGTTGTTGAGCATAAACTCACCTTGCTTAGTTTCACTTACACCTCCATTCTCAGTTTCACTCCCAACTTCACTTTCAGTTTCTTTCTCACCTTTATTATATGATCTGGAGATTTTTGTCTTAGTGTTTATTGTAATCCCTTTCTTGTTGCCAGTGGACTCGTCTTTAGCAGAGACATTCAGGATGCCGTTGGCATCAATATCAAAGCAAACATCAAACTTAGGAACAGCCTTGGGAGCTCGAGGAATATCGCCTAACTCAAATTCACCCAGAAAGTTATTATTTGAGGGTTTCTTACTCTCACCTTCAAATACAATGAACAACACGCTACGTAGATTGTCACACTTTGTAGTAAACCTCTTGTTCATCTTGATGGGAACTCTGCTGTTTCTTGGAATCAAAATTGACATCTCAAGACATTGATCTGCACAATCATGCATATTATTATAATCATTCTTACAAACCGCTATGCCTAGTGAGAAGGGTGTAACATCCAAGAGAGTGAAGTCTTGAAGCCTATTCCCGTTTGGTTTCCCACACCCATTTAAGACTGCATCTTGAATCCTATTCCCATTTTGTTTTCCACACCCGTTTAAGACTGCAGCTTGAACAGCTGCTCCATATGCAATCGCCTCATCAGGATTGATGCTCTTGCACAGCTCCTTCCCGTTGAACACATCCTGCAATAGCTCTTGCACCTTCGGCATCCTAGAAGAGCCACCAGCAAGAACAACATCATCCACACTGTACACACCCATGCCAGCATCGCTCAAACACTTGTGTACAGGCTCCATACACTTTTTGAAAAAATCCATGTTCAATTGTTCAAATTTGGCACGAGTAATAGTTGCACTGAAATCAATACCCTGATCCAAACAGTCAACCTCAATGTCAATTGAAGATGTAAATGAAAGTCTCCTCTTTGCTTTCTCACAAGCACTTCTCAACCTCATGAGAGCTCTGGAGTTTCCACTAACGTCCAATTTGTGCTTCCTCTTGAACTGCTCAACACAATAACTCACCATTTTGTTATCAAGATCTTCACCACCAAGGTGAGTGTCTCCAGCAGTTGCCTTGACTTCAAAGACACCGTCACCTAGGGTTAGTACCGATACGTCTAAAGTACCACCACCCAAATCATATATCATCACATTTCTCTTGGCCTTCTTGTCAAG
The window above is part of the Fragaria vesca subsp. vesca linkage group LG2, FraVesHawaii_1.0, whole genome shotgun sequence genome. Proteins encoded here:
- the LOC101306495 gene encoding heat shock cognate 70 kDa protein-like, with the translated sequence MSTREEEEEHAIGIDLGTTYSCVAVWRNNSAEIIPNDQGNRTTPSYVAFTDNERLVGDAALNQAIRNPTTSIFDAKRLIGRRFSDASVQSDVTLWPFKVIEGEDNKPKILIKHNDEKKQFAPEEISSMILTKMREIAEAYLGSKVKNAVITVPAYFSDSQRQATKNAGLIAGLNVMRIINEPTAAAIAYGLDKKAKRNVMIYDLGGGTLDVSVLTLGDGVFEVKATAGDTHLGGEDLDNKMVSYCVEQFKRKHKLDVSGNSRALMRLRSACEKAKRRLSFTSSIDIEVDCLDQGIDFSATITRAKFEQLNMDFFKKCMEPVHKCLSDAGMGVYSVDDVVLAGGSSRMPKVQELLQDVFNGKELCKSINPDEAIAYGAAVQAAVLNGCGKQNGNRIQDAVLNGCGKPNGNRLQDFTLLDVTPFSLGIAVCKNDYNNMHDCADQCLEMSILIPRNSRVPIKMNKRFTTKCDNLRSVLFIVFEGESKKPSNNNFLGEFELGDIPRAPKAVPKFDVCFDIDANGILNVSAKDESTGNKKGITINTKTKISRSYNKGEKETESEVGSETENGGVSETKQGEFMLNNTPPAPEYVSKFDTDDSLHVSAEKKSKINTKTRTMRTGRSLPSKLKTMANRWRGYVISKFVCLG